Below is a window of Halogeometricum rufum DNA.
GAGAAGCGGTATGGGTCACGTGACACTCTACATCGCGACGAGCGTCGACGGGTACCTCGCCGACGAGGACGGGGGCGTCGACTGGCTCGACCAGTTCGGGTCGGAGTCGGAGGGAAGCGAAGCGACGGGCGGATTCTCGGAGTTCCTCGAGAGCGTCGACTGTCTCGTCATGGGCGCGACAACGTACCAGCAGGTTCTCGGGTTCGGCGAGTGGCCCTACGGCGAGACGCCGACGTACGTGTTCACGCACAGAGAGCTCTCGCCCGCGACCGAGGCGGTCGAGTTCGTCGACCGAGACGTGGCCGCGGTCGCCGGAGAACTCGAACGGAAGCACGACCACGTCTGGCTGGTCGGCGGTGCGCAACTGGCGCAGTCGTTCCTCCGGGCGGGGGAAATCGACCACTTGCGGCTGTTTCTCGCCCCGATACTCCTCGGCGACGGGATTCGACTCTTCGACGGCGACTACGACCGACAGCGTCTTCGGTTACTCGACACGGCGTCCGACGACAGCGGCATCGTCGAACAGCGCTACGAGTTCCTCGACTGAACGCTCGGCCGTCGGCGTCGCCGGGATGCGTGTCTCACCCGCGCGCTACGCCGTCTCGTTCGTGACGACGAGTTTCCCGACGCTCTCTCTGTCCCGCATCGTCCGGAACGCCGCGCCGGTCGAGTCCAACGGGAACGTCTCGTCAATCTCGGGGTCCAGTCTCCCGTCGGCGACGAGTCCGACCAGTCGTTCGAGGTCCGCCTGCGTCCCCATCGTACTGCCGACGACCGACTTGTGTCTCAGGAACAGGTCGGGGATGTCTATCTCGGAGTACCGACCGGCGGTCCGACCGCAGACGACCATCCGCCCGCCGCGGCGGAGGGCGTCCAGTCCGAGTTGGGTGTACGCGCCGCCGAGGTGATTCAGGACGGCGTCGGCGGGGCCGACGTCCGCGACGGCCGGGCGTATCTCGTCGGGGTCCGTGCCCTCGACAGCGTGGTCCAGTCCCAACTCGGTCAACCGGTCGAGTTTCGACGCCGACGAGGAGGTGCCGACGGTGCGAGCGCCGAGGACTGCCGCGAGTTGGACGCCCGCGACGCCGACGCCGCCCGTCGCGCCGGGGACGAACACGAGGTCGTTCGGTCCCACCTCGGCCCGCCGGAGCATGTGGAAGGCGGTCAGGTACGCCGTCGGGAGGGCGGCGGCCGTCGTCGCGTCGACGGAATCGGGGAGCGAGACGAGACGGTCGGCCGCCACGAGTGCCCGTTCGGCGAGGCCGCCGTGGTACAGCGAGAAGTTCTCGCAGAGGTTCTCGGGTCCCTCGCGGCAGAAGCGACAGGTGCCGCACGTCTCGTTCGGGCAGAGGACGACCCGGTCGCCGGGTTCGACGCCGGTCACGCCGTCGCCGACGGCGCGCACCGTCCCGGCCACGTCGAGTCCGCTGACGAACGGCAGGTCCGACGCGTCCACCATCGCGGAGTCGCCCTGCAGAATCCACAGGTCGTGGCGATTGATGGAACAGGCCTCGACGTTCACGACTGCTTCGCCGGCGTCTGGGTCGGGGTCCGGTCGTTCGAGTAACTCCACGCCGTCGGGTCCGGTCAACTCGGCGAACGCTGCGGTGCGCATCGTCCCGCCGTTGGGCCGCCGGGTCGATAACGGTGGTGACGGCGTGCGGGCGACGACGGTGCCGACGCGTGGACGATGGCGGTGCCGACGCGCGAACGACGGCGGTGAACGAGGCAGAACGAACCACTCGTAGCCGAGTGAATCGCCGGGCGTCGCCGGCCGTCGGGGGTCCCGTCCGACCGCGTCTCTCGGTACCGGATGAACGGGATTTAAGCGCGCGTCGTTCGCAGTCACGGACGCATGAAACTCCACGAGTATCAGGCGAAGGACGTCTTCGCCGAGGCCGGGATTCCGGTGCCCGAGTCCCGCCTCGCGACGTCGGTCGACGAAGTGATGGAGGCGGTCGCGGACATCGGTTACCCGGCCGCCATCAAGGCGCAGGTCCACGTCGGCGGGCGTGGCAAAGCGGGCGGCATCAAGATAGCGACGGACGAGGACGAGGCGCGCGAGGCCGCAGAGGACATCCTCGGGATGGACCTCAAGGGCTACACCGTCGAGAAAGTGCTCGTCGAGGCCGGCGTCGACTTCGAGAACGAACTGTACGTGGGAATCACGATGGACCGCGGCGAGGGCGAACCCGTCGCGATGGTCTCCACCGAGGGCGGCGTCGACATCGAGTCCGTCGCCGAGGAGACGCCCGAGGCCATCGCCCGCGAGCACATCGACCCCGCGTTCGGTCTGCACCCCTACCAGGCCCGGAAGGTCGTCTACGAGGCGGGCATCCCCCGCGACGTGGCGGGCGACGTGGCGTCCATCCTCTCGACGCTGTACGACCTCTACGAGTCGAAGGACGCCTCGGACATCGAGATAAACCCGGTCATGATAACGTCGGACCGCGAGGTAGTCGCGGCCGACGCCGTCATGAACATCGACGAGGACGCCCTGTTCCGGCACCCGGACCTCGCGGAGATGGAGGACGAGGCGGCCGAGGACGACCTCGAACGGAAGGCCAACGAGTACGGCTTCGACTACGTCCGCCTGTCGGGTAACGTCGGCATCATCGGCAACGGGGCCGGCCTCGTCATGACGACGCTGGACCTCGTGGACCACTACGGCGGCGAACCCGCCAACTTCCTCGACATCGGCGGCGGCGCGAAGGCCGAACGCGTGGCCAACGCCCTCGACATGGTGTTCGCGGACGAGAACGTCGACGCCGTCGTGTTCAACATCTTCGGCGGCATCACCCGCGGCGACGAAGTCGCCAAGGGCATCAACGAGGCGCTGGAGTCCTTCGACGAGATTCCGAAGAAGGTGGTCGTCCGACTGGCGGGCACCAACGCCGAGGAGGGGATGGAGATTCTCAACACGGACCTCGTGGAGGTCGAAAAGACGCTCGAAGACGCGGTCCAACGGGCCGTCGAGAACGCACAGGAGGCAAGCCAATGAGCATTCTGGTGGACGACGACACGCGCGTAGTGGTACAGGGAATCACGGGTGGCGAAGGGAAGTTCCACACCCAGCAGATGGTCGACTACGGCACGAACGTCGTCGCGGGCGCGGTGCCCGGCAAGGGCGGCGAGAAGGTCGACGGCATCCCCGTCTACGACACGGTCAACCAGGCCGTCGAGGAGGAGGACGCCGACGCCTCCGTCGTGTTCGTCCCGCCCGCGTTCGCGGGCGACGCCATCTTCGAGGCACTCGACACCGACCTCGACCTCGTGGTGGCCATCACCGAAGGCATCCCGACGCAGGACATGGCGAAGGTGAACAAGCGACTCTCCGAGGTCGACACCCGCCTCGTCGGTCCGAACTGCCCCGGTCTCATCACCCCCGGCGAGGCCAAACTCGGCATCCTGCCCGGCAACATCTTCGAGTCCGGCAACGTCGGGCTGGTCTCCCGGTCCGGGACGCTCACCTACCAGGTCGTCTCGAACCTCACCGACCGCGGCATCGGCCAGACGACGGCCATCGGTATCGGCGGCGACCCCATCATCGGCACGTCGTTCATCGACGCCCTCGAACTGTTCGAGGCCGACACCG
It encodes the following:
- a CDS encoding dihydrofolate reductase family protein, translating into MGHVTLYIATSVDGYLADEDGGVDWLDQFGSESEGSEATGGFSEFLESVDCLVMGATTYQQVLGFGEWPYGETPTYVFTHRELSPATEAVEFVDRDVAAVAGELERKHDHVWLVGGAQLAQSFLRAGEIDHLRLFLAPILLGDGIRLFDGDYDRQRLRLLDTASDDSGIVEQRYEFLD
- the sucD gene encoding succinate--CoA ligase subunit alpha, giving the protein MSILVDDDTRVVVQGITGGEGKFHTQQMVDYGTNVVAGAVPGKGGEKVDGIPVYDTVNQAVEEEDADASVVFVPPAFAGDAIFEALDTDLDLVVAITEGIPTQDMAKVNKRLSEVDTRLVGPNCPGLITPGEAKLGILPGNIFESGNVGLVSRSGTLTYQVVSNLTDRGIGQTTAIGIGGDPIIGTSFIDALELFEADTDTDAVVMCGEIGGEDEEQAAKYIAENMDTPVAGFIAGRTAPPGKRMGHAGAIVSGSGTGTAESKISALNDAGVPVGDTPNEVAEYVEDFL
- a CDS encoding alcohol dehydrogenase catalytic domain-containing protein is translated as MRTAAFAELTGPDGVELLERPDPDPDAGEAVVNVEACSINRHDLWILQGDSAMVDASDLPFVSGLDVAGTVRAVGDGVTGVEPGDRVVLCPNETCGTCRFCREGPENLCENFSLYHGGLAERALVAADRLVSLPDSVDATTAAALPTAYLTAFHMLRRAEVGPNDLVFVPGATGGVGVAGVQLAAVLGARTVGTSSSASKLDRLTELGLDHAVEGTDPDEIRPAVADVGPADAVLNHLGGAYTQLGLDALRRGGRMVVCGRTAGRYSEIDIPDLFLRHKSVVGSTMGTQADLERLVGLVADGRLDPEIDETFPLDSTGAAFRTMRDRESVGKLVVTNETA